DNA sequence from the Acaryochloris sp. CCMEE 5410 genome:
TGCTCCAGAGCGCTATTACAGCGAATCCGAGGTTATCACTGACATCGACCGCATGAGTACCGCTGTCTGGGTCGGCTCCAACGCGATTGTTCAAAAGTTAGGCACCTACGTTAAACGAGAGGACTTCAAAGCCTCAGTCGAGGGTTTCTACCTGAAGCCTTAAAAAGTGTCGCGGGTGGTGCAGTCCAACGGATTCGGGCAAGAAACCCAACGAGGAAGATAAAGAACGCCATGCCCATGATGTGGTGTTGTCAGCCCCCAAAAGTGTGTCGATGGCACTGCACTTGGAAGGAGATAACAGACTCTTTGATGCCCACATGGAGGCAGTCCTCGAAACCTTTGAGTTGCTTGAACGAGAGTATGCCCAGACCCGAATTCAGGTGAATGGGTCCGCTCCGTCGTCGATACGGGCAATATGATTGCGGCGTTGATGCCTCATCACACGTCTCGCGATGGAGACATGCAGCTCCACACCCATATGCTGATCATGAATGGGACACAGGGACCAGATGGTCAGTGGCGGTCCCTCTCTCATGAAAAGCTAGCTCAGGCCAAGTGGATCGGCAGCTTCTACCGCCAGAAGTTGGCAGAGAAGGTCCAGCGTGGCTATCGGATCTACCAAACCAAGGATGCATTTGAGCTAGTGGGCTACGACCGTTCTGATGTCGAAGTCTTTTCTAAGCGTCACCGGGCCATCGTCAAAGCCGTTCGAGATGAAGGGCTAGAAGTTACTCCAGAGAACAAAAGCTGAAGGTACTCCCCACTCGCAAAGCTAAGCGGGTGTGGGTAAAAAGCTCCGAAATCATCCAAGACATTGGAGAGAAGAAGCCCTCTCTCAAGGGGTGAGCCATCCGATACTGGCTGAACCTCTGGCCGTCATGCCTGACCCAGATAGAGCCAGGTATGAGGTTGAGAGTGCCATTCGCCATTATGCGGAGTGGTCCTCCATCTTGAGAAGGACACATCTTATGCCTATGTCTTCAAGACCCTCAAGCGTCAGGGCATGGCTATGGAACAGGTGGATGAGGCCATCAAGCAAAGCAAAGAATTGATCCCGTTGAGCGTGGTTTCACCACCGTCACTGCCGTTGAAGAAGAAGCCCAGATCCATCAGCGCTGGATGGCAGGCCAAGGTCAGGCACAGCCGATGGTCGCTAATCCCTCACTCCTGGGATTTCGGTCAAGCTGAATGAAGACAGGCCAAGCATACTCAACACCCTCTCCAGCTCTGACCGTTACCAAATCTGGCAGGGCTTTCCAGGGGTGGGCAAGTCCAGAACTTTGGGAGTACTCAAGACTTTACTGAATGGATCTGGCTTAATATTCAAGGGTTCAGCCCCACGATTCCAGCGGCGAAGAAACTTCAGGATGAGCTAGGCATCACGACCAATACCGTGAGCATCTAGTTCTACATAAAGCTGATGACAGCCCATCAAGTCTGGCTGATTGATGAAGCGGGCATGAAAGCCGACACAGATGAAGATGATTCTGGAGAAAGCGAGCCCATTGGGGCAAAAGTCATCTTCGTGGGGGATGCAGGTCAAAACTCTTCAATTGAAGCGGGCATCCCTTCAAGTTTATGCAGGCCAATGGAGCCACCACTCACCGGATTGAGGAGATGTCAGGCAAAAAGTTGATGTCCAAAAGCAGGCCGTTGAACTGATTGCCAGAGGTAGAGGAATTGCAGCACTAGAACTCCTTGATGCCAATGGATATGTGATTGAGTCGGGCGATAAATCTGATATGGCCCAGCCGCAGCAGATCAGTACCTCGCTCTCCCCTCAAAGAACAAGAGGAACCCTGATTATCGCTGGCACCATGAGGAACGACTCGATACGGAGCAAGCCATTCGTAGAGGCGAGAAACAAGCAGGACGGCTGGGAGAATCCAGCAAGATTGTTCAGCTCAAGTCCGCAACTTGAGTATCGAGCAAAAGCGTCGGCGGATTGGTATCGAAAAGGGGATTACGTTCGGCTACTGCAAACGTCTAAAACCGCATCCATCAAGCGAGGAGAACTCTACAAGGTGGAACGACGAGAGGGAGATGAGCTGGTGGTATCTTCCTTTGGCGGTCGGCTCTATCGATTCAAACCAGCGAAATACAAACTCAGGAGGTCTACAGTGCCCATAAATTGATGTGGCCGTTGGGACAAGTTGCGGTGGACGACAACGATCAAAGAAACAACTGGATCAACGGCCACAGCTCACGGTCACCACCCTCGATGGCTTGAATATGAAGGTCAGGGACCATGAGGGACGTTCCCATGATGTACCACTGACGCAACCGCTTGCCTTGGAATATGACCGGGTGTGGACATCCTACCGCTCCAGAGTGGCAACAAGAAACGGACGATTGTCATCACCACAATGACCGTACCTCCAGCCGAGAGCCGTTCCTCGTCGATATTCTCGACAAGAACATGAACTAACTGTCTATACGAGAGCCTGAACAAACTCAGAACCGAGTCGCCAAATCCAATGCCCAAAAAAGTGCTTTAGATCTAATCGAGGGAACCTATGGAAACCAACGAACACAACAGAACGTCAACAATCAACAACAGAACGTCAACGAAATCAGAAGCCAACTCGGTCCCTCACGGACGCGATCACCATCCTGACCAATCAGTCGAAGAGGTCCAAGCCCAGAACCAACACATCCTAGACGAGAACAGAGAACTCAAGTCCCAGGTCAGGGAGCGGATCAACACCATTCCAATGGAAGTCAAAGCCGTTCTCAACCTGTTCATCC
Encoded proteins:
- a CDS encoding relaxase domain-containing protein; protein product: MSAPKSVSMALHLEGDNRLFDAHMEAVLETFELLEREYAQTRIQVNGSAPSSIRAI
- a CDS encoding AAA family ATPase, with the protein product MTAHQVWLIDEAGMKADTDEDDSGESEPIGAKVIFVGDAGQNSSIEAGIPSSLCRPMEPPLTGLRRCQAKS
- the mobF gene encoding MobF family relaxase, giving the protein MPHHTSRDGDMQLHTHMLIMNGTQGPDGQWRSLSHEKLAQAKWIGSFYRQKLAEKVQRGYRIYQTKDAFELVGYDRSDVEVFSKRHRAIVKAVRDEGLEVTPENKS